One Streptomyces sp. V4I8 genomic window carries:
- a CDS encoding bifunctional 3-phenylpropionate/cinnamic acid dioxygenase ferredoxin subunit has product MMIPACRLADLPRGEAHRLDIDPPVSVFHTDDGELFAIDDTCTHQDASLADGWLEGCEVECPLHASKFDLRTGSVDAPPAKLPVRTHEVVVEDGMIYVQVSTDAPNLPPCVAARLAGGLA; this is encoded by the coding sequence ATGATGATTCCCGCGTGCCGACTCGCGGATCTCCCGCGAGGTGAGGCCCACCGGCTCGACATCGATCCGCCGGTCTCGGTGTTCCACACCGACGATGGCGAACTCTTCGCGATTGACGACACCTGCACCCACCAGGACGCGTCGCTCGCCGACGGCTGGCTGGAGGGCTGCGAGGTGGAATGCCCGCTGCACGCCTCGAAGTTCGACCTGAGGACCGGTTCGGTCGACGCCCCGCCGGCCAAGCTTCCGGTCCGGACCCATGAGGTCGTGGTCGAGGACGGCATGATCTACGTCCAGGTGTCCACGGACGCCCCCAACCTGCCTCCCTGCGTCGCCGCCAGGCTCGCCGGAGGCCTCGCGTGA
- a CDS encoding MBL fold metallo-hydrolase — protein sequence MAGARVERLVTSGTFSLDGGTWDVDNNVWIVGDDVEAVVIDAAHDAEAITAALGGRTLRAIVCTHAHNDHIDAAPALAARTGAPILLHGDDLPLWKQTHPERAPDGELTDGQVLTVAGIELTVLHTPGHAPGAVCLYAPDLGALFSGDTLFAGGPGATGRSYSDFPAIIESIRDRLLTLPGETVVHTGHGETTTVAAEAPHVQEWIDRGF from the coding sequence ATGGCCGGCGCCCGCGTCGAACGGCTCGTCACCTCGGGGACGTTCTCGCTGGACGGCGGCACCTGGGACGTCGACAACAACGTGTGGATCGTCGGCGACGACGTCGAGGCGGTCGTCATCGACGCCGCCCATGACGCCGAGGCGATCACCGCGGCCCTCGGCGGCCGCACCCTGCGGGCCATCGTGTGCACCCACGCCCACAACGACCACATCGACGCGGCGCCCGCACTCGCGGCGCGCACCGGTGCCCCGATCCTGCTGCACGGCGACGACCTGCCGCTGTGGAAGCAGACCCATCCCGAACGGGCGCCGGACGGCGAGCTGACCGACGGCCAGGTGCTCACGGTGGCCGGCATCGAGTTGACCGTGCTGCACACCCCCGGTCACGCCCCCGGCGCGGTGTGCCTGTATGCGCCGGACCTGGGGGCCCTCTTCAGCGGCGACACGCTGTTCGCCGGGGGGCCGGGGGCGACGGGAAGGTCGTACAGCGACTTCCCCGCCATCATCGAGTCGATCCGGGACCGGCTGCTGACGTTGCCGGGGGAGACGGTCGTGCACACCGGGCACGGTGAGACGACGACGGTCGCGGCCGAGGCCCCGCACGTGCAGGAGTGGATCGACCGCGGCTTCTGA